In Acidimicrobiia bacterium, the following are encoded in one genomic region:
- a CDS encoding FAD-binding protein, whose product MRIAALLKPVLALAAAPTDRERSWREQDGELVADPYGLRAVAQACELAAAVGDGTVTVLTLGPARAADLVRAAMEAGHATDVVCDGVLLAGPGFAGSDTLATARALAAAVSRRDYDLVLAGRSDVDADVGGVGPQLAELLGLPFVGGARHLSVQRETLRVRCERDDGWAQVDVEVPAVVSCAERLIDPSWTASAAAPPGPLEVLTAAELGSGPWGAAASPTRTGAVRTRAVERERLVLDGAGDDAARRAVARLRERGALDAPAALGAPIPPAQGERGEAVAVAVEPHRSHVGRELLGAAARLASAVDGHVVAVSPEPPDAEALASWGADAVVHLQGSDVEEDVAGGLAAWSRVATPWAILAPSTAWGREVAARAAAQLGAGLIGDAVELALGEDGRLAAGVPVLGGQLLVTVSASSPVQLVAVRPGSLALPRPRAAGRPEIRTMTLERRSRLRVRSRSRDDDLDLLARAPIVVGVGLGVDRAEYPALAPLLEGLGAELAATRPVTDRRWLPHARQVGLTGRAIAPRLYVTVGVRGAFEHMVGACAAGTILAVHPDRDTPVFDAADIGIVGDWHRVVPALAAALAGAGVTTGG is encoded by the coding sequence GTGCGGATCGCCGCCCTGCTGAAGCCGGTGCTGGCCCTCGCCGCCGCCCCGACCGACCGTGAGCGTTCGTGGCGCGAGCAGGACGGTGAGCTCGTCGCCGACCCGTACGGTCTGCGCGCGGTGGCGCAGGCGTGTGAGCTGGCGGCGGCGGTGGGAGACGGCACGGTCACGGTGCTGACGCTCGGACCGGCGCGCGCCGCGGACCTCGTGCGCGCCGCGATGGAGGCCGGCCACGCGACTGACGTGGTGTGCGACGGTGTCCTGCTCGCCGGTCCGGGGTTCGCCGGCTCGGACACGCTGGCGACGGCGCGGGCGCTGGCCGCCGCCGTGTCACGCCGCGACTACGACCTCGTCCTCGCCGGCCGCAGCGACGTCGACGCCGACGTCGGAGGGGTCGGTCCGCAGCTCGCCGAGCTGCTCGGGCTGCCCTTCGTGGGCGGGGCCCGCCACCTGAGCGTCCAGCGCGAGACGCTCCGCGTCCGCTGTGAACGAGACGACGGCTGGGCCCAGGTGGACGTGGAGGTGCCGGCGGTCGTGTCGTGCGCCGAGCGGCTCATCGACCCGAGCTGGACCGCGTCGGCGGCGGCGCCGCCGGGGCCGCTCGAGGTGCTGACCGCGGCCGAGCTCGGGTCGGGGCCGTGGGGGGCGGCGGCGAGCCCGACCCGGACCGGCGCGGTGCGGACCCGGGCGGTGGAGCGGGAGCGGCTCGTGCTCGACGGCGCCGGCGACGACGCGGCGCGTCGGGCCGTGGCCCGGCTCCGCGAGCGCGGCGCGCTCGACGCCCCCGCCGCCCTCGGCGCGCCGATCCCACCGGCGCAGGGCGAGCGCGGCGAGGCGGTGGCGGTGGCGGTCGAGCCGCACCGCTCCCACGTCGGCCGCGAGCTCCTCGGCGCTGCGGCGCGCCTGGCGTCGGCCGTCGACGGTCACGTCGTGGCGGTCAGCCCCGAGCCCCCCGACGCCGAGGCCTTGGCCTCGTGGGGCGCCGACGCGGTCGTGCACCTGCAGGGGTCGGACGTGGAGGAGGACGTCGCCGGCGGCCTGGCGGCCTGGTCGCGGGTCGCGACGCCGTGGGCGATCCTGGCGCCGAGCACGGCCTGGGGTCGTGAGGTGGCGGCGCGAGCCGCGGCGCAGCTCGGGGCCGGCCTGATCGGCGACGCCGTCGAGCTCGCCCTGGGCGAGGACGGCCGCCTGGCCGCCGGGGTCCCCGTGCTCGGCGGGCAGCTGCTCGTCACCGTGAGCGCGTCGTCGCCGGTCCAGCTCGTGGCGGTGCGGCCGGGCTCGCTGGCCCTGCCGAGGCCGCGGGCCGCCGGCCGACCCGAGATCCGCACGATGACGCTCGAGCGCCGGTCGCGGCTCCGGGTGCGCTCCCGCAGCCGCGACGACGACCTCGACCTCCTCGCGCGCGCCCCGATCGTCGTCGGCGTCGGGCTCGGCGTCGACCGCGCCGAGTACCCCGCGCTGGCGCCGCTCCTCGAGGGCCTCGGCGCCGAGCTGGCGGCCACGCGCCCGGTCACCGACCGGCGGTGGCTCCCCCACGCGCGCCAGGTCGGGCTGACCGGACGCGCGATCGCGCCCCGGCTCTACGTGACCGTCGGCGTGCGGGGCGCGTTCGAGCACATGGTCGGTGCCTGCGCCGCGGGGACGATCCTGGCCGTCCACCCGGACCGGGACACCCCGGTCTTCGACGCCGCCGACATCGGGATCGTGGGCGACTGGCACCGCGTCGTGCCCGCGCTCGCGGCGGCCCTCGCCGGCGCCGGTGTCACGACCGGCGGGTGA
- a CDS encoding WhiB family transcriptional regulator: MAMRAIGAWRSQARCRGVDPEIFHPSDEDDGAEAKAICAVCPVREPCLEYALTAREKDGVWGGMTARERRRVLRQRRKSA, encoded by the coding sequence ATGGCCATGCGGGCGATCGGCGCCTGGCGGAGCCAGGCCCGATGTCGGGGTGTCGACCCCGAGATCTTCCATCCCAGTGACGAGGACGACGGCGCCGAGGCGAAGGCGATCTGCGCCGTGTGCCCCGTCCGCGAGCCCTGCCTCGAGTACGCCCTCACGGCCCGGGAGAAGGACGGCGTCTGGGGCGGCATGACCGCCCGCGAGCGGCGCCGAGTCCTCCGCCAGCGTCGGAAGAGCGCCTGA
- a CDS encoding glycosyltransferase 87 family protein, giving the protein MRSAADPADAPPAAPTAAPASARAAAPTRRSVTRGPLLVLVLALAAIAVHVPSLTNRSFNSDEAYAATQAQVLNRGGRLYVDTVDRKPPVVPYLYAATFAVTGRDDLLAVRILALGADLATALLLAAEARRRFARDHAGLIAGLLFLGGSAALYATDAQAANFERFMLPLMVAGFVLAARARPLAAGAALGLATLTKQTAAATLLPAALLAWRPGPDGRSRRLARLGLGFAAPIVVATFALGGSDFLHWVFTGNGGYLATGGAVGFTIHRGLVQTLWFVLANVALVGLAALAWRRRRLDVDLWLWTASAVVAVATGLRFFGHYYLQLLPPLALLATRPLVAASRRAWAATALALAVPIAFFAHQQIGSRPSHTEVVAADLTRYVQRTVAPNDRVLVWGHLPEVYWRSDRPPATRFETTEFLTGESGGRPPSVAGMDDAAPGAWSDFEADLRAHPPMLVLDLAPANVRNGRYEAIARFPRFGRFLRRGYRPVATIDGVVAYRRR; this is encoded by the coding sequence ATGCGCTCGGCGGCCGACCCCGCGGACGCGCCGCCCGCCGCCCCGACTGCTGCGCCCGCGAGCGCACGCGCGGCGGCGCCGACGCGCCGGTCGGTGACCCGCGGCCCGCTGCTCGTCCTCGTGCTCGCGCTCGCGGCGATCGCCGTGCACGTCCCGTCGCTGACGAACCGCTCGTTCAACTCCGACGAGGCCTACGCCGCCACCCAGGCCCAGGTGCTGAACCGCGGCGGCCGTCTCTACGTCGACACCGTCGACCGCAAGCCGCCGGTCGTCCCGTACCTCTACGCCGCCACCTTCGCGGTCACGGGCCGCGACGACCTGCTGGCGGTGCGGATCCTCGCCCTCGGCGCCGACCTGGCGACGGCGCTGCTGCTCGCGGCGGAGGCGCGGCGGCGGTTCGCCCGCGACCACGCGGGCCTCATCGCCGGTCTCCTCTTCCTCGGCGGCTCCGCCGCCCTCTACGCCACCGACGCGCAGGCCGCGAACTTCGAGCGCTTCATGCTCCCGCTCATGGTGGCCGGCTTCGTGCTCGCGGCGCGGGCGCGCCCCCTCGCGGCGGGCGCCGCGCTCGGCCTCGCCACCCTCACGAAGCAGACCGCCGCCGCCACGCTGCTCCCGGCCGCGCTCCTCGCCTGGCGGCCCGGACCCGACGGTCGATCCCGCCGCCTGGCCCGGCTCGGCCTCGGGTTCGCGGCGCCGATCGTGGTCGCGACGTTCGCCCTCGGCGGCTCGGACTTCCTCCACTGGGTGTTCACCGGCAACGGCGGCTACCTCGCCACCGGGGGGGCGGTCGGCTTCACGATCCACCGGGGGCTGGTGCAGACGCTCTGGTTCGTGCTCGCCAACGTCGCCCTGGTCGGGCTGGCGGCGCTGGCCTGGCGGCGGCGGCGCCTCGACGTCGACCTGTGGCTGTGGACCGCCTCGGCGGTCGTCGCCGTGGCCACCGGGCTGCGCTTCTTCGGCCACTACTACCTCCAGCTGCTGCCCCCGCTGGCCCTGCTCGCCACCCGGCCGCTCGTCGCCGCGTCCCGGCGGGCCTGGGCCGCGACCGCGCTCGCCCTCGCCGTCCCCATCGCGTTCTTCGCGCACCAGCAGATCGGGAGCCGCCCCTCCCACACCGAGGTCGTGGCCGCCGACCTCACCCGCTACGTGCAGCGCACGGTCGCGCCGAACGACCGCGTCCTGGTGTGGGGTCACCTGCCCGAGGTGTACTGGCGGTCGGACCGGCCCCCGGCGACCCGTTTCGAGACCACGGAGTTCCTCACCGGCGAGAGCGGCGGCCGGCCCCCGAGCGTGGCCGGCATGGACGACGCCGCGCCCGGAGCCTGGTCCGACTTCGAGGCCGACCTCCGTGCCCACCCCCCCATGCTCGTGCTCGACCTCGCCCCGGCCAACGTCCGGAACGGGCGCTACGAGGCGATCGCCCGGTTCCCGCGCTTCGGCCGCTTCCTCCGCCGCGGGTATCGGCCGGTCGCGACCATCGACGGTGTGGTCGCCTACCGGCGGCGGTGA
- the trpD gene encoding anthranilate phosphoribosyltransferase translates to MSDLVALWPDVLGRLLRREELPPELAEAALGSVLSGEATDAQIAAFATMLRAKGETPAELAALVRAMLARSETVEVDDTGPLVDTCGTGGDRAGTVNVSTMAALIAAGAGARVAKHGNRAASSRCGSADVLDALGVVIDLGPKGVARCITEAGIGFCFAPRFHAALRFAAAARSQLGVPTTFNYLGPLANPAGAPRRTVGVSDPAMAERIVGALAELGVERALVFYGHDGLDELTTTTTSTMFELRDGAIRRSDLDPTTLGLARVERAALAGGDAAGNAQAVHRVLAGQRGPVRDVAALNAAAAIVVAGLADGLADGLAQAADAIDDGRAAAALDAFVRTSVAARDAEAA, encoded by the coding sequence ATGAGCGACCTCGTCGCCCTCTGGCCGGACGTGCTCGGACGTCTGCTCCGCCGCGAGGAGCTGCCGCCCGAGCTCGCCGAGGCCGCGCTCGGGTCGGTGCTGAGCGGCGAGGCCACCGACGCCCAGATCGCCGCCTTCGCGACGATGCTGCGCGCCAAGGGCGAGACCCCCGCCGAGCTGGCCGCGCTGGTCCGGGCCATGCTGGCCCGCAGCGAGACGGTCGAGGTCGACGACACCGGTCCGCTCGTCGACACGTGCGGCACCGGTGGTGACCGAGCCGGCACCGTGAACGTCTCGACGATGGCGGCGCTGATCGCCGCCGGCGCCGGCGCCCGGGTCGCCAAGCACGGGAACCGGGCCGCCTCCTCGCGGTGCGGGTCGGCCGACGTCCTCGACGCCCTCGGGGTCGTCATCGACCTCGGGCCGAAGGGCGTCGCCCGCTGCATCACCGAGGCCGGAATTGGCTTCTGCTTCGCGCCGCGGTTCCACGCCGCCCTTCGCTTCGCCGCCGCCGCCCGCAGCCAGCTCGGCGTGCCGACCACCTTCAACTACCTCGGGCCGCTCGCCAACCCGGCTGGCGCGCCTCGCCGCACCGTCGGCGTGTCCGATCCGGCCATGGCCGAGCGGATCGTCGGCGCACTCGCGGAGCTCGGCGTCGAGCGGGCCCTCGTCTTCTACGGCCACGACGGGCTCGACGAGCTGACCACGACCACGACCTCCACGATGTTCGAGCTGCGCGACGGGGCGATCCGGCGCAGCGACCTCGATCCCACCACGCTCGGCCTGGCGCGGGTCGAGCGCGCCGCGCTCGCCGGTGGAGACGCGGCCGGCAACGCCCAGGCCGTGCACCGGGTGCTGGCGGGCCAGCGGGGACCGGTGCGAGACGTCGCCGCCCTGAACGCCGCCGCCGCCATCGTCGTCGCCGGCCTCGCCGACGGCCTCGCCGACGGCCTGGCCCAGGCGGCCGACGCGATCGACGACGGCCGCGCCGCGGCGGCGCTCGACGCGTTCGTGCGGACCAGCGTGGCGGCGCGAGACGCGGAAGCGGCCTGA
- a CDS encoding acetyl-CoA C-acyltransferase: MPTREAVIVDTVRTPVGKRKGALAGWHPTDLLGLTLRTLLERHDVDPGRVDDVVGGCVTQAGEQGCNVTRNAWVAAGLPWHVPATSVDRQCGSSQQAVHFVAQGVIAGAYDLAIACGVESMTRSPMSSNARGGTGPFSPAFLEACNGVLGIQFWVAQVLAEKFGITRAEMDEFALESHRRAHANTTSGWFAEELVPVPIRDAQGAPTGAVLTADEGIRPDTSLDALAALPPAWVSDDQPAPDITAGNSSPMSDGASAMLIAERSTAERLGLPVRARIAHFAVLADDPVLVLSAPNPVTRRLLERSGLRIEDFDAMECNEAFASIALMWAKEFRPDPARLNPRGGAIAIGHPLGASGIRIMTTLLHHLETVDGRYGFQTMCEGGGQANATVIERLA, encoded by the coding sequence ATGCCGACACGGGAAGCGGTCATCGTCGACACCGTCCGCACTCCGGTCGGGAAGCGCAAGGGCGCGCTCGCGGGCTGGCATCCGACCGACCTGCTCGGGTTGACCCTTCGGACGCTGCTCGAGCGTCACGACGTCGACCCCGGCCGGGTCGACGACGTCGTCGGCGGGTGCGTCACCCAGGCCGGCGAGCAGGGCTGCAACGTGACGCGGAACGCCTGGGTCGCCGCCGGCCTCCCGTGGCACGTGCCGGCGACCAGCGTCGACCGCCAATGCGGGTCGTCGCAGCAGGCGGTCCACTTCGTCGCCCAGGGGGTGATCGCCGGCGCCTACGACCTCGCGATCGCCTGCGGGGTCGAATCGATGACGCGCAGCCCCATGTCCAGCAACGCTCGGGGCGGGACCGGGCCCTTCAGCCCGGCGTTCCTCGAGGCGTGCAACGGCGTGCTCGGGATCCAGTTCTGGGTCGCCCAGGTCCTGGCCGAGAAGTTCGGGATCACCCGCGCCGAGATGGACGAGTTCGCGCTCGAGAGCCATCGACGGGCGCACGCGAACACCACGAGCGGGTGGTTCGCCGAGGAGCTGGTCCCGGTGCCGATTCGCGACGCGCAGGGCGCCCCGACCGGCGCGGTGCTGACCGCGGACGAGGGGATCCGCCCGGACACCTCGCTCGACGCCCTCGCCGCGCTCCCGCCGGCCTGGGTGTCCGACGACCAGCCGGCCCCCGACATCACCGCCGGCAACTCCTCGCCGATGAGCGACGGCGCGTCGGCGATGCTCATCGCCGAGCGGTCGACCGCCGAGCGGCTCGGCCTGCCGGTCCGGGCCCGCATCGCGCACTTCGCGGTGCTCGCGGACGACCCCGTGCTCGTGCTGTCGGCGCCGAACCCGGTGACCCGCCGGCTCCTCGAGCGCTCCGGGCTGCGGATCGAGGACTTCGACGCCATGGAGTGCAACGAGGCGTTCGCCTCCATCGCGCTGATGTGGGCCAAGGAGTTCCGACCCGACCCCGCTCGGCTCAACCCCCGCGGCGGCGCCATCGCGATCGGCCACCCGCTCGGTGCCAGCGGGATCCGGATCATGACGACGCTGCTGCACCACCTCGAGACGGTCGACGGCCGGTACGGCTTCCAGACCATGTGCGAGGGCGGCGGTCAGGCCAACGCCACCGTGATCGAGCGTCTGGCCTGA
- a CDS encoding secondary thiamine-phosphate synthase enzyme YjbQ: MQASCEELRISTAGDGEVIDLTERAQRVVEETNVRDGLCTVFVAHSTCAVTTIECEPGCNADLNVVLEEVVPRGRRWEHNVRNADTNGHAHVRAALLGPSVSVPVRDGRLAVGTWQRIVCIDLDDRPRTRTILVQVLGA, translated from the coding sequence GTGCAGGCCAGCTGCGAGGAGCTGCGGATCTCGACCGCGGGCGACGGCGAGGTCATCGACCTGACCGAGCGGGCGCAGCGCGTCGTCGAGGAGACGAACGTGCGCGACGGGCTGTGCACGGTGTTCGTCGCCCATTCCACCTGCGCCGTGACGACGATCGAGTGCGAGCCCGGCTGCAACGCCGACCTCAACGTCGTGCTCGAGGAGGTGGTGCCCCGCGGCCGGCGCTGGGAGCACAACGTCCGCAACGCCGACACGAACGGCCACGCCCACGTGCGCGCCGCGCTGCTCGGTCCGTCGGTCAGCGTCCCGGTCCGGGACGGTCGGCTGGCGGTCGGCACCTGGCAGCGCATCGTCTGCATCGACCTCGACGACCGCCCCCGGACCCGCACGATCCTCGTCCAGGTACTCGGCGCCTGA
- a CDS encoding acyl-CoA dehydrogenase family protein: MQFDLTPELAELQATVRKLAQERVAPRARAIDETDEYPQDLFELFVDAGLTGLCIPEELGGAGAGIFGLTLAVEEVSKYSQAAALMLLLTRLPTGPVLIAGSDEQQRRYVTPVATGAARAGFGLSEPQAGSDVMGIRTRARRDGDDWLISGTKCWMSGVRQADWYCVFAKTGPVDSRAHDSVSAFIVERDTPGVSVGTIDRKMGVRGVDTGELLLDEARVPAENVIGEIGGFRLAMLGLNAMRPIVAARGIGLAEGALMYAVDYAQQRRAFERTIADFQGIQWKIAELATEIEAARLLTYRAAWMADRGQFTKEWVPFLSMAKYYATELGVKVSGEALQLLGAAGYMRDHPLELYYRDAKQLTIVEGTSQIQLGLVARGVLDRDLWWDA; the protein is encoded by the coding sequence GTGCAGTTCGACCTGACGCCCGAGCTCGCCGAGCTCCAGGCCACGGTCCGCAAGCTCGCCCAGGAGCGCGTGGCGCCCCGGGCCCGGGCTATCGACGAGACCGACGAGTACCCCCAGGACCTCTTCGAGCTGTTCGTCGACGCCGGGCTGACCGGGCTCTGCATCCCCGAGGAGCTGGGTGGCGCCGGCGCCGGGATCTTCGGGCTGACGCTCGCGGTCGAAGAGGTCTCGAAGTACTCGCAGGCGGCCGCGCTCATGCTCCTCCTGACCCGGCTGCCCACCGGCCCGGTGCTCATCGCCGGCAGCGACGAGCAGCAGCGCCGCTACGTCACCCCCGTCGCCACCGGCGCCGCCCGAGCCGGGTTCGGGCTCTCCGAGCCCCAAGCCGGCAGCGACGTCATGGGGATCCGCACCCGCGCCCGGCGCGACGGCGACGATTGGCTCATCAGCGGGACGAAGTGCTGGATGTCCGGCGTCCGCCAAGCCGACTGGTACTGCGTCTTCGCCAAGACCGGTCCCGTCGACTCGCGAGCCCACGACAGCGTCTCGGCGTTCATCGTCGAGCGGGACACGCCCGGGGTCTCGGTCGGCACCATCGACCGCAAGATGGGCGTCCGCGGCGTCGACACCGGCGAGCTGCTGCTCGACGAGGCGCGCGTGCCGGCCGAGAACGTGATCGGCGAGATCGGGGGCTTCCGGCTCGCCATGCTCGGGCTCAACGCCATGCGGCCCATCGTCGCCGCGCGCGGCATCGGTCTGGCCGAGGGGGCGCTGATGTACGCGGTGGACTATGCGCAGCAGCGCCGGGCCTTCGAGCGTACAATCGCCGACTTCCAGGGGATCCAGTGGAAGATCGCGGAGCTGGCCACGGAGATCGAAGCCGCCCGGCTCCTGACCTACCGAGCGGCCTGGATGGCGGACCGAGGGCAGTTCACGAAAGAGTGGGTGCCGTTCCTCTCCATGGCCAAGTACTACGCGACCGAGCTCGGGGTGAAGGTGTCGGGCGAGGCGCTCCAGCTGCTGGGCGCCGCCGGGTACATGCGCGATCACCCGCTCGAGCTCTACTACCGGGACGCCAAGCAGCTCACGATCGTCGAAGGCACGAGCCAGATCCAGCTCGGGCTCGTCGCCCGCGGGGTGCTCGACCGCGACCTCTGGTGGGACGCGTGA
- a CDS encoding DEDD exonuclease domain-containing protein — translation MPTSLPAPGSVAVQRSLDELGAPLHEVTFVVLDLETTGASPATCAITEVGAVKYRGGECLGELHSLVNPGVAVPPMITVLTGITEAMVLPAPPIDEVLPALLEFLGPADRTVIGGHNVRFDVAFLDAALTARGYARLSHRRVDTAALARRLIRDEVPNLRLSTLARHLRVRTDPIHRALPDARATLEVLHALLERAAGFGVLGLDDLLELPRLARHPSAGKLALTARLPRGPGVYLFRDRAGRVLYVGKATNLRTRVRAYFSTDDRRKVPQLLRETQRIDHVRCAHPLEAAVRELRLIGELQPRFNRRAKGWRQYAYLRLTMSERFPRLAVVREADPAAGLHVGPLASARAADELRDAVESALPLRRCRRRLGPRAQLGGSPCVAAQLGVAACPCSGLTAAADYAAIVAVAVRALTRDPGLLLGPLERRMTAMAAAGRFEAAAAARDQLRAVVGALERQRLVDGLRRAGRLVLDGPEGRFEVVDGRLQLPGEAPALPVVEADPLTRRDEVDEMLEIARWLRRRATTLRPAVVDGTLASPLPPLPRYEPRVRAARR, via the coding sequence ATGCCGACGTCGCTCCCCGCCCCGGGCTCCGTGGCGGTCCAGCGCAGCCTCGACGAGCTCGGCGCCCCGCTCCACGAGGTGACGTTCGTGGTCCTCGACCTCGAGACGACGGGCGCCTCCCCGGCCACCTGCGCCATCACCGAGGTCGGGGCGGTGAAGTACCGGGGGGGCGAGTGCCTCGGCGAGCTCCACAGCCTCGTGAACCCGGGGGTGGCGGTCCCGCCGATGATCACGGTGCTCACCGGGATCACGGAGGCGATGGTCCTGCCGGCGCCGCCGATCGACGAGGTGCTCCCGGCGCTCCTCGAGTTCCTCGGTCCGGCTGACCGGACCGTCATCGGTGGTCACAACGTGCGGTTCGACGTCGCCTTCCTCGACGCCGCGCTCACCGCCCGCGGCTACGCGCGTCTCTCGCACCGGCGCGTCGACACCGCGGCGCTGGCTCGGCGGCTGATCCGCGACGAGGTCCCGAACCTGCGGCTGTCCACCCTGGCCCGTCACCTCCGCGTGCGGACCGACCCCATCCACCGGGCCCTCCCGGACGCCCGCGCCACCCTCGAGGTGCTCCACGCCCTGCTCGAGCGGGCCGCCGGCTTCGGGGTGCTCGGGCTCGACGACCTCCTCGAGCTGCCACGGCTGGCCCGCCACCCCTCGGCCGGGAAGCTCGCGCTCACCGCCCGCCTGCCGCGCGGTCCCGGCGTGTACCTGTTTCGGGACCGCGCCGGCCGGGTGCTCTACGTCGGGAAGGCCACGAACCTACGGACCCGGGTGCGCGCGTACTTCTCGACCGACGACCGGCGCAAGGTGCCGCAGCTGCTCCGCGAGACCCAGCGGATCGACCACGTCCGGTGCGCGCATCCGCTGGAGGCCGCGGTGCGCGAGCTTCGGCTCATCGGCGAGCTCCAGCCCCGCTTCAACCGCCGCGCCAAGGGGTGGCGCCAGTACGCGTACCTGCGCCTCACGATGAGCGAGCGGTTCCCACGGCTGGCCGTCGTGCGCGAGGCCGACCCCGCCGCCGGGCTCCACGTCGGGCCGCTGGCCTCGGCTCGCGCCGCCGACGAGCTGCGCGACGCGGTCGAGTCGGCGCTGCCGCTGCGCCGCTGCCGTCGCCGCCTGGGGCCGCGGGCCCAGCTCGGCGGGTCTCCGTGCGTCGCGGCCCAGCTCGGCGTCGCCGCCTGCCCCTGCTCAGGCCTGACGGCGGCGGCGGACTACGCGGCGATCGTGGCGGTCGCGGTGCGGGCGCTGACCCGGGACCCGGGCCTGCTGCTCGGCCCGCTCGAGCGGCGGATGACGGCGATGGCCGCCGCCGGCCGCTTCGAGGCGGCCGCCGCCGCGCGCGACCAGCTCCGGGCGGTCGTCGGCGCCCTCGAGCGGCAGCGTCTCGTCGACGGGCTGCGGCGTGCCGGGCGCCTCGTGCTCGACGGCCCCGAGGGTCGGTTCGAGGTCGTCGACGGTCGGCTGCAGCTGCCCGGGGAGGCGCCCGCGCTGCCGGTCGTCGAGGCCGACCCGCTCACCCGGCGGGACGAGGTCGACGAGATGCTCGAGATCGCCCGGTGGCTGCGCCGCCGGGCGACCACGCTGCGGCCGGCGGTCGTCGACGGGACGCTGGCGTCGCCCCTGCCGCCGCTCCCCCGTTACGAGCCCCGGGTCCGCGCCGCGCGGCGGTGA
- a CDS encoding DoxX family protein, whose product MTDPSLTDFALALARVWLGIMIFAHGWRHLAATRSGPGIARWFESLGLLPGPLHAWNVTVTELLVGVALVAGFLTPLAYGGLCSLLLVAAVTNHRKNGFFINNPGEGWEYVVTVAVVAIALGTLGPGNWSLDHAVGFSFPFENGTALLITALLGLGGTAGFLAVFWRPPAEQPS is encoded by the coding sequence ATGACGGACCCGAGCCTGACCGACTTCGCGCTGGCGCTGGCCCGGGTGTGGCTCGGGATCATGATCTTCGCCCACGGGTGGCGCCATCTCGCCGCCACGCGTTCCGGTCCGGGGATCGCCCGATGGTTCGAGAGCCTCGGGCTGCTCCCGGGGCCGCTGCACGCCTGGAACGTCACCGTCACCGAGCTCCTCGTCGGCGTCGCGCTCGTCGCCGGCTTCCTCACCCCGCTGGCCTACGGCGGTCTCTGCTCGTTGCTGCTCGTCGCCGCGGTCACGAACCACCGCAAGAACGGCTTCTTCATCAACAACCCGGGGGAGGGCTGGGAGTACGTCGTCACGGTCGCCGTCGTCGCGATCGCGCTCGGAACCCTCGGCCCGGGGAACTGGTCACTGGACCACGCGGTCGGATTCTCGTTCCCGTTCGAGAACGGCACCGCGCTGCTCATCACCGCCCTGCTGGGACTGGGCGGCACCGCGGGATTCCTCGCCGTCTTCTGGCGCCCGCCCGCCGAGCAGCCGAGCTGA
- a CDS encoding amidohydrolase family protein, with translation MPNAEDLILVSVDDHVVEPPTLFDAHLPDKWKPYAPRSVHKDDGTDVWVYQDAEIPNIGLNAVAGRPPEEYNIEPTSYEMIRSGCYDIHDRIRDMSRNGVLGSMCFPSFVQFCGQLFSRSKDLDVGLQLLRAYNDWHIDEWCGTYPGRFIPLSIPPIWDPQLMADEVRRVAKKGCHAVTFSENPFKLGWPHIFGDHWDPFFAACQDEGTIICLHIGSSSTTLEIAPGAPIDIMITLTPLNTMQAATDLLWSSVLRRFPSLQFALSEGGTGWIPYWLERVDYVYQQHRFWTHQDFGDKLPSEVALEHFTFCFISDRSGVEDRHRIGLDNITWECDYPHSDSTWPHSPEAIAKQLEGVPEDEIAKITHENAMRIFRFDPFAHRAKEQATVGALRREVGA, from the coding sequence ATGCCGAATGCCGAGGATCTCATCCTGGTCAGCGTCGACGACCACGTGGTCGAGCCGCCGACGCTCTTCGACGCCCATCTGCCGGACAAGTGGAAGCCGTACGCGCCGCGCAGCGTCCACAAGGACGACGGCACCGACGTGTGGGTCTACCAGGACGCCGAGATCCCGAACATCGGCCTCAACGCCGTCGCCGGACGTCCGCCCGAGGAGTACAACATCGAGCCGACGTCGTACGAGATGATCCGCAGCGGCTGCTACGACATCCACGATCGGATCCGCGACATGAGCCGCAACGGGGTGCTCGGCTCGATGTGCTTCCCGAGCTTCGTGCAGTTCTGCGGCCAGCTCTTCTCGCGCTCGAAGGACCTCGACGTCGGGCTGCAGCTCCTGCGCGCCTACAACGACTGGCACATCGACGAGTGGTGCGGCACCTACCCGGGCCGGTTCATCCCGCTGTCGATCCCCCCGATCTGGGACCCGCAGCTCATGGCGGACGAGGTGCGGCGGGTGGCGAAGAAGGGCTGCCACGCCGTGACCTTCTCGGAGAACCCGTTCAAGCTCGGGTGGCCGCACATCTTCGGCGACCACTGGGACCCGTTCTTCGCCGCCTGCCAGGACGAGGGCACGATCATCTGCCTGCACATCGGGTCGTCGTCCACCACCCTCGAGATCGCGCCGGGGGCCCCGATCGACATCATGATCACGCTGACGCCCCTGAACACCATGCAGGCCGCCACCGACCTCCTCTGGTCGTCGGTGCTCCGCCGGTTCCCGAGCCTGCAGTTCGCGCTGTCCGAGGGCGGGACCGGCTGGATCCCCTACTGGCTCGAGCGCGTCGACTACGTCTACCAGCAGCACCGGTTCTGGACCCACCAGGACTTCGGCGACAAGCTGCCGAGCGAGGTCGCGCTCGAGCACTTCACCTTCTGCTTCATCAGCGACCGGTCCGGCGTCGAGGACCGTCACCGCATCGGGCTCGACAACATCACGTGGGAGTGCGACTACCCCCACTCCGACTCCACGTGGCCGCACTCGCCCGAGGCGATCGCCAAGCAGCTCGAAGGGGTGCCCGAGGACGAGATCGCGAAGATCACGCACGAGAACGCGATGCGCATCTTCCGCTTCGACCCCTTCGCGCACCGGGCGAAGGAGCAGGCGACCGTGGGCGCGCTGCGCCGCGAGGTCGGGGCCTGA